A single genomic interval of Pseudorca crassidens isolate mPseCra1 chromosome 19, mPseCra1.hap1, whole genome shotgun sequence harbors:
- the BAHCC1 gene encoding BAH and coiled-coil domain-containing protein 1 isoform X1 — MDGRDFAPPPHLLSDRGSLGHRSAAAAARLAPAGPAAQPPAHFQPGKYFPSPLPMASHTASSRLMGNSPASSFMGSFLTSSLGSAASAHPSGPNPSPSDQAYRGSHPTTSQIWFSHSHEAPGYPRFSGSLASTFLPMSHLDHHGNSNVLYGQHRFYGTQKDNFYLRNLPPQPTLLPANHNFPSVARAAPGHPIGSCSRDQGEAGHLQKGAKEFDRFLMGKEKAGKAAEGKERPAVEEDVVRGRHKLVLPIPGDSHCKEGGVARGACEGRPKHLASCLLNTKVLDGELGRSALASCAGGVLGRPGVGVPASGRCTKEAAGPVEPGPAFGECLERRQLLHHAVPYTVPSGLPAGPPPPLSTAAGSFPCLQLHGGPDGLCPLQDKVPRDPKASGPTFVPSVGHLADKSRPFQVAEACAVAGEGKDRHLDGAAVPDHAALYGVSYAHLKAEGKGERRPGSFEAALNPRLKGLEYLDSAGPEAPFPGLPKAGLDKSGYFELPAPSQDCARPSHQDPLGGKVTQACCTLDKTASKETPVGAPGAQKVARIRHQQQSVAPEVEPGGSGAEAKRKSLELASLGYGGPPPHPWSVQSGQGATVAISEECKAGAYLDPFGGTLQQAALLPQDLPAPPDEVSAMKNLLKYSNQALVVGQKVPFVGLGGLKASCAQQDGKFPASKGTGQAPGDMERPDCARSREHDAPHGDGEVRQPPVGIAVALARQKDTVSRAESAYSANTGRQGRAAPAFKAGGGPRSAHALDLEAEEERVRLCEDRLGLAGRELLLQDNKDLVEFARIHPSSGCPGDLAPHLMIAGGSSLQSSQLGGDPAPHPHPAHPPWLPRTRSPSLWMGGHSYGLGHPALHQNLPPGFPASVPGSMPPVFPLSQDAPTQLVILPPEPTPHAAPHALADVMDQASLWPPMYGGRGPASHMQHPGQLPVYSRSQFLRQQELYALQQQQQRAAQALEQQRATQFQQKPEDRHLELEEPAQEKALKSTHKPVALTPTAKGTPSPATAGPAKLSPCCHSPAPKPPAASCPTPPPHPGAPCTLSVCPTGSPGPGSKLPSAEEKSGEGQRPGADLNTLEPDLPPGYTCPAAGSGFSLPRIVHSSDLSDPETMQTAPPGAQPELARTFPPGELGPHSPQNLEEPGLPSGAREATQDLAAHPNPAERGPPGKAADPSPLEGLRELRCGALLEGGGPEATGQADSTQGGAQEERTTEEGREKGEQGPSLGASPQATEQPARSLGAPDQATPGEQQAPAEAEAEEAAKFKEAELEEEEEEDWGLTPENSQPPRELPGLDALVAATINLGDLPAVSPLDPQPRTVPGPPSTAPLPRSSGIHGIALLSELADLEIQQQRTEPDLQEEEDVLAFNLQRLATLASAWSLVEAAGLDSPASLAQPSTADSCRAPTLTPRMQILQRKDTWTPKTKPVCPLKAAIDRLDTQEVEMRVQLAELQRRYKEKQRELARLQRRHDHERDESSRSPARRGPGRPRKRKYSSLLPALRPSEGKKVKAVRSSLSLLCTELRGGDDEPSKKRGRLEKGTYVGLQPASAEKVRCKKSSGQGDLASAVAHKVAQLKPKVKSKGLPTSLSPFRRKEATPGGRIRKKLSRAKSAKVSGAARHPQPDGGAAGRETPKFPAQPAAATTHEAGNGSDSENCEGLLETEAPPKEPGLALHAGARVAVLGPSPSSVVKMEANQKAKKKKERQGLLGACRLSSPESEVKVKRRTVKAKVGGKLERAPGRRPPGGPGKKKAKGSLRAEPGATPGREALCSPTRAFTCHEEGSRLASERLKRATRKSTVLQPGLRGHTQGRPESHHGQAGGRKAGATLTSAPPLRQRKNGALSIALSPRNAKAILGRGRKAGKVKTKAAGKQGKGRAVSRLLESFAVEDDFEFEDSSSLSEEEEARGPLSAEQSAALARSCTIHKEDLQDGLPVLIPKEDSLLYAGSVRTLQPPDIYSIVIEGERGNRQRIYSLEQLLQEAVLDVRPQSSRYLPPGTRVCAYWSQKSRCLYPGSVVRGASSDEEDDLDSVVVEFDDGDTGHIAVSNIRLLPPDFKIQCTEPSPALLVSSGCRRTKKSSCEAPPPGEAAAPSLSPKAHDGPEASKTPGKKSAGKDKAGKAELLASGTKPSAGASDHFLGRRGSPLLSWSTVAQTKRKAVATAAAGGKGPGVLQNLFQLNGSARKLRAREALFPVHSVAAPVFGNGFRADSFSSLASSYAPFVGGAGPGLPGGAHKLLRAKKAERAEAEKGGRRRAGGEFLVKLDHEGVTSPKSKNCKALHAGDKDVGPRPGRPLPGPSYGHPALVGKDRKGRSPVHPLPMGLALRKFAGQAEYPLPCDSDCHSSYSDEEEDGPGLAPGVPSRFLARLSVSSSSSGSSTSSSSGSLSTSSLCSSDDEGSSYSSDEEDPALLLQTCLTHPVPALLAQPEALRSKGAGPHPHAQRCFLSRAAVAGGGVGAGPSSGRPRLKRKEALSFSKAKELSRRQRLPSVENRPKISAFLPARQLWKWSGNPTQRRGMKGKARKLFYKAIVRGKETLRIGDCAVFLSAGRPNLPYIGRIESMWESWGSNMVVKVKWFYHPEETKLGKRQSDGKQNALYQSCHEDENDVQTISHKCQVVGREQYEQMTRSRKCQDRRDLYYLAGTYDPTTGRLVTADGVPILC; from the exons CCAGCAGCCGCCTGATGGGGAACTCTCCGGCCTCCTCTTTCATGGGCAGTTTCCTCACCAGCAGTCTGGGCTCAGCGGCCTCCGCGCATCCCAGTggccccaacccctccccctcgGATCAGGCCTACCGTGGCTCCCACCCCACCACCTCCCAGATCTGGTTCTCCCACTCCCACGAAG CTCCAGGGTACCCCAGATTTTCAGGGAGTCTGGCATCTACCTTCCTACCCATGAGCCACTTGGATCACCATGGAAACAGCAATGTTCTCTATGGGCAACATCGTTTCTATGGAACCCAAAAAG ATAACTTCTACCTGCGCAACCTGCCGCCCCAGCCCACGCTCCTGCCCGCCAACCACAACTTCCCCAGCGTGGCCCGGGCCGCCCCCGGCCACCCCATCGGCTCCTGCAGCCGCGACCAGGGCGAGGCCGGCCACCTGCAGAAGGGCGCCAAGGAGTTCGACCGCTTCCTCATGGGCAAAGAGAAAGCCGGCAAGGCGGCCGAGGGCAAGGAGCGGCCGGCGGTGGAGGAGGACGTCGTCAGGGGGCGGCACAAGCTGGTGCTGCCCATACCGGGGGACTCGCACTGCAAGGAGGGTGGCGTGGCCCGGGGTGCCTGCGAGGGCCGCCCCAAACACCTGGCCTCCTGCCTTCTCAACACCAAGGTGCTCGACGGTGAGCTGGGCAGGTCCGCGCTGGCCAGCTGCGCGGGGGGTGTGCTGGGGCGGCCGGGTGTGGGCGTGCCGGCCTCTGGACGCTGCACCAAGGAGGCAGCCGGCCCCGTGGAGCCTGGGCCAGCCTTCGGCGAGTGCCTGGAGCGGAGGCAGCTGCTGCACCATGCCGTGCCCTACACGGTGCCGTCTGGCCTGCCCGCCGGGCCGCCCCCACCCCTCAGCACGGCCGCCGGCTCCTTCCCCTGCCTGCAGCTGCATGGGGGCCCGGATGGGCTCTGCCCCCTGCAGGACAAAGTCCCCCGGGACCCGAAGGCCAGCGGGCCCACCTTCGTGCCTTCCGTGGGACACCTGGCCGACAAGAGCCGCCCGTTCCAGGTGGCCGAGGCCTGTGCCGTGGCGGGTGAGGGCAAGGACCGGCACCTGGATGGGGCTGCAGTGCCTGACCATGCTGCGCTTTATGGGGTCTCCTATGCCCACCTGAAGGCCGAGGGCAAGGGCGAGCGGCGGCCCGGGAGCTTCGAGGCGGCCCTCAACCCCCGGCTGAAGGGCCTGGAGTACCTGGACAGCGCAGGCCCCGAGGCCCCCTTCCCGGGGCTCCCCAAAGCAGGTCTGGACAAAAGCGGCTACTTTGAGTTACCCGCCCCCTCACAGGACTGCGCCCGGCCAAGTCACCAGGACCCGTTGGGCGGGAAAGTCACCCAGGCCTGCTGCACTTTAGACAAGACTGCCAGCAAGGAGACCCCTGTGGGTGCCCCCGGGGCCCAGAAGGTGGCTCGTATCCGGCATCAGCAGCAGTCGGTGGCCCCCGAGGTAGAGCCGGGGGGCAGCGGGGCTGAGGCCAAGCGCAAGTCTCTGGAGCTGGCGTCTCTGGGCTACGGCGGGCCGCCCCCGCACCCCTGGAGTGTCCAGTCGGGCCAGGGGGCCACCGTGGCCATCAGCGAGGAGTGCAAGGCTGGCGCCTACCTGGACCCCTTTGGCGGCACCCTGCAGCAGGCCgccctcctgcctcaggacctgcCCGCCCCGCCTGACGAGGTCTCGGCCATGAAGAACCTGCTCAAGTACAGCAACCAAGCACTGGTCGTCGGCCAGAAGGTGCCCTTCGTGGGCCTGGGGGGCCTGAAGGCCAGCTGTGCCCAGCAGGACGGGAAGTTCCCCGCCTCCAAGGGCACGGGCCAGGCTCCCGGCGACATGGAAAGGCCCGACTGTGCCCGAAGCCGAGAGCACGACGCTCCGCATGGCGATGGGGAGGTGCGGCAGCCGCCTGTGGGCATTGCGGTGGCCTTGGCCCGGCAGAAGGACACGGTGAGCCGGGCGGAGTCAGCCTACAGTGCCAACACAGGGCGGCAGGGCCGGGCAGCCCCCGCCTTCAAAG CTGGCGGTGGGCCCCGCTCCGCCCACGCTCTGGACCTGGAGGCCGAGGAGGAAAGGGTGCGTCTGTGCGAGGACCGCTTGGGGCTCGCCGGCCGTGAGCTGCTGCTGCA GGACAACAAGGACCTCGTGGAGTTCGCCCGGATCCACCCGTCAAGCGGCTGCCCTGGAGACCTGGCCCCCCATCTCATGATCGCCGGGGGCTCCTCCCTGCAGAGCAGCCAGCTGGGCGGGGACccagccccccatccccaccctgcccaccccccctGGCTGCCCCGCACCCGCAGCCCCTCCCTGTGGATGGGGGGACATTCCTACG GCCTCGGGCACCCTGCCCTGCACCAGAACCTGCCCCCCGGCTTCCCTGCGTCCGTGCCTGGCTCCATGCCCCCCGTCTTCCCCCTCTCCCAGGATGCCCCCACACAGCTCGTCATCCTGCCTCCTGAGCCCACGCCCCACGCCGCCCCCCATGCGCTCG CTGATGTCATGGACCAGGCTTCACTGTGGCCCCCCATGTACGGGGGCCGGGGCCCTGCCTCCCACATGCAGCACCCAGGCCAGCTCCCTGTCTACTCGCGGTCCCAGTTCCTACGGCAGCAGGAGCTCTACgccctgcagcagcagcagcagcgggcCGCTCAGGCTCTGGAGCAGCAGCGGGCCACCCAGTTCCAG CAGAAGCCTGAGGACCGCCACCTGGAGCTGGAGGAGCCCGCCCAGGAGAAGGCCTTGAAGTCCACCCACAAGCCAGTTGCCTTAACCCCCACGGCCAAGGGCACCCCCTCACCCGCCACCGCAGGCCCTGCCAAGCTGTCACCCTGCTGCCACTCTCCCGCCCCGAAGCCCCCCGCCGCCAGCTGCCCTACACCACCGCCGCATCCTGGCGCCCCGTGCACTTTATCCGTCTGCCCCACCGGCAGCCCCGGGCCAGGCTCCAAGCTGCCCAGCGCCGAGGAGAAGAGTGGGGAGGGCCAGCGGCCCGGAGCCGACCTCAACACGTTGGAACCAG ACCTGCCTCCCGGATACACGTGCCCTGCGGCGGGCTCGGGCTTCTCCCTGCCCCGCATTGTGCACTCATCTGACCTCTCGGACCCCGAAACTATGCAAACCGCCCCGCCGGGGGCCCAGCCTGAGCTGGCCAGGACGTTCCCACCCGGGGAGCTGGGCCCACACAGCCCCCAGAACCTGGAGGAGCCTGGGCTGCCCTCAGGGGCCAGGGAGGCCACCCAGGACCTTGCCGCACACCCCAACCCTGCCGAGCGGGGACCCCCGGGGAAGGCAGCGGACCCCAGCCCACTGGAGGGGCTGCGAGAACTGCGGTGTGGGGCCCTCCTCGAGGGAGGGGGACCTGAGGCCACTGGCCAGGCTGATTCTACTCAGGGAGGGGCCCAAGAGGAGAGGACCACAGAGGAGGGACGGGAGAAGGGAGAGCAGGGGCCCTCATTGGGGGCCAGCCCCCAGGCCACAGAGCAGCCGGCAAGGAGCCTGGGTGCCCCGGATCAGGCCACGCCGGGCGAGCAGCAGGCCCCTGCAGAAGCAGAGGCGGAGGAGGCGGCCAAGTTCAAGGAGGCcgagctggaggaggaggaggaggaggactggGGGCTGACTCCCGAAAACAGCCAGCCGCCCAGGGAGCTGCCGGGTCTGGACGCCCTGGTGGCAGCCACCATCAACCTGGGGGATCTGCCCGCTGTCAGCCCACTGGACCCTCAGCCCCGCACTGTCCCTGGGCCACCCAGCACAGCTCCCCTGCCCCGTAGCTCAGGGATTCATGGCATTGCCCTGCTCAGCGAGCTGGCCGACCTGGAAATCCAGCAGCAGAGGACTGAGCCAGACCTACAAG AGGAGGAGGATGTGCTAGCCTTCAACCTGCAGCGCCTGGCCACGCTGGCCTCAGCCTGGTCCCTGGTAGAGGCTGCTGGCCTGGACAGCCCCGCCTCCTTGGCCCAGCCCTCCACTGCCGACTCCTGCAGGGCTCCCACGCTCACCCCCCGTATGCAGATCCTGCAGCGCAAGGACACCTGGACCCCCAAGACCAAGCCT GTATGCCCACTGAAGGCTGCCATCGACCGGCTGGACACACAGGAGGTAGAGATGCGCGTGCAGCTGGCGGAGTTGCAGAGGCGCTACAAGGAGAAGCAGCGGGAGCTGGCCCGGCTGCAGCGCAGGCATGACCATGA GAGAGACGAGAGCTCGCGGAGCCCTGCCAGGCGAGGCCCCGGCCGGCCACGGAAGCGCAAATACTCCAGCTTGCTGCCTGCCCTGCGACCCAGCGAAGGCAAGAAAGTCAA GGCAGTGCGGTCCAGCCTGAGCCTGCTGTGCACCGAGCTGCGGGGCGGCGATGATGAGCCCTCGAAGAAGCGAGGCCGGCTGGAGAAGGGCACCTACGTGGGCCTGCAACCCGCATCTGCG GAGAAGGTTCGGTGCAAGAAGAGCAGCGGTCAGGGCGACCTGGCATCTGCAGTGGCCCACAAGGTGGCCCAGCTGAAGCCGAAGGTCAAGAGCAAGGGGCTGCCCACCAGCCTCAGCCCCTTCCGGCGGAAGGAGGCCACCCCAGGGGGTCGCATCCGGAAGAAGCTGTCGCGAGCCAAGAGCGCCAAGGTGTCTGGGGCAGCCCGGCACCCACAGCCAGATGGTGGTGCTGCTGGCAGGGAGACACCTAAGTTCCCAGCCCAGCCGGCAGCGGCCACAACACATGAGGCAGGCAA CGGCTCGGACAGTGAAAACTGCGAGGGTCTGTTGGAAACAGAGGCACCTCCCAAGGAGCCCGGGCTGGCACTGCACGCTGGGGCCCGCGTGGCCGTGCTGGGGCCCTCGCCCTCCTCCGTGGTCAAGATGGAGGCCAACCAGAAGgccaagaagaagaaggagaggcaGGGCTTGCTAG GGGCCTGCCGCCTGTCCAGCCCCGAGAGTGAGGTCAAGGTCAAGAGGAGGACGGTGAAGGCCAAGGTGGGCGGCAAGCTGGAGCGGGCCCCGGGGCGCAGGCCCCCAGGTGGGCCTGGCAAGAAGAAAGCCAAGGGCAGCCTGCGGGCAGAGCCGGGGGCCACACCcggcagggaagccctctgcagcCCCACCCGGGCCTTCACCTGCCACGAGGAGGGCAGCAGGCTGGCCAGTGAGCGCCTCAAGAGAGCCACGCGCAAGAGCACGGTGCTCCAGCCAGGGCTGCGG GGTCACACTCAGGGTCGGCCTGAGTCACACCATGGTCAGGCTGGGGGCAGGAAGGCTGGTGCCACCCTCacctcagcccctcccctccgACAGCGGAAGAACGGGGCCCTGTCCATCGCCCTGTCGCCCCGCAACGCCAAGGCCatcctggggaggggcaggaaagcGGGCAAGGTGAAAACCAAGGCTGCCGGCAAACAG GGGAAGGGCCGGGCGGTGAGCCGGCTGCTGGAGAGCTTCGCAGTGGAGGACGACTTTGAGTTTGAAGACAGCAGCAGCCtctcagaggaggaggaggccaggGGCCCCCTGAGCGCCGAGCAGAGCGCCGCCTTGG CACGCTCATGCACCATCCACAAGGAGGACCTACAGGACGGGCTGCCCGTGCTCATCCCCAAAGAGGACAGTCTGCTATACGCAGGCAGCGTCAGGACCCTGCAGCCCCCCGACAT CTACAGCATCGTCATCGAGGGTGAGAGAGGCAACCGGCAGAGGATCTACTCACTGGAGCAGCTGCTGCAGGAGGCG GTTCTTGATGTCCGGCCACAGTCCAGCAGGTACCTCCCGCCCGGCACGAGGGTCTGTGCCTACTGGAGCCAGAAGTCCCGCTGCCTGTACCCAGGCAGCGTAGTGCGAG GCGCCTCCAGTGATGAGGAAGACGACCTGGACTCCGTGGTGGTGGAGTTTGACGATGGGGACACCGGCCACATTGCTGTCTCCAACATCAGGCTGCTGCCTCCGGACTTCAAGATCCAGT GCACAGAGCCCTCGCCAGCCCTGCTGGTGTCCAGCGGCTGCCGAAGGACCAAGAAATCTTCCTGCGAGGCGCCCCCACCTGGTGAGGCCGCCGCTCCCAGCCTGTCTCCCAAGGCACACGATGGCCCTGAAGCCTCAAAGACCCCCGGGAAGAAATCCGCAGGCAAAGACAAAGCTG gCAAAGCGGAGCTCCTGGCCTCTGGTACCAAGCCCTCCGCGGGGGCCTCAGACCACTTCCTGGGCCGCCGGGGCAGCCCGCTGCTGAGCTGGTCCACGGTGGCGCAGACCAAGCGGAAGGCGGTGGCCACGGCCGCAGCAGGTGGCAAGGGGCCGGGCGTGCTGCAGAACCTCTTCCAACTCAACGGCAGCGCCAGGAAGCTGCGGGCCCGCGAGGCGCTCTTCCCCGTCCACAGCGTGGCTGCTCCCGTGTTTGGCAACGGCTTCCGCGCCGACTCCTTCAGCAGCCTGGCCAGCTCCTACGCTCCCTTTGTCGGCGGGGCCGGGCCCGGCCTGCCCGGGGGTGCCCACAAGCTGCTGCGGGCCAAGAAGGCCGAGCGGGCGGAGGCCGAGaagggcgggcggcggcgggcgggcggcgagTTCCTGGTCAAGCTGGACCATGAGGGCGTGACCTCCCCCAAGAGCAAGAACTGCAAGGCGCTGCACGCGGGTGACAAGGATGTGGGGCCCAGGCCAGGGAGGCCCCTGCCCGGCCCCAGCTATGGGCACCCGGCCCTTGTGGGCAAGGACAGGAAGGGGCGGTCGCCTGTCCACCCGCTGCCCATGGGGCTGGCGCTGCGCAAGTTCGCAGGCCAGGCTGAGTACCCGCTGCCCTGTGACAGTGACTGCCACAGCTCCTACtcggacgaggaggaggacgggCCTGGCCTGGCCCCCGGCGTGCCCTCTCGCTTCCTCGCCCGCCTTTCcgtgtcctcctcctcctcgggctcatccacctcctcctcctctggctcCCTGTCCACCTCCAGCCTCTGCTCCTCGGATGACGAGGGCTCCTCCTACAGCTCAGACGAGGAGGACCCAGCCCTGCTGCTGCAGACCTGCCTCACCCACCCGGTGCCCGCCCTCCTGGCCCAGCCCGAGGCCCTGCGCTCCAAGGGGGCTGGCCCACACCCGCACGCCCAGCGCTGCTTCCTGTCCAGGGCCGCGGTGGCCGGTGGGGGCGTGGGCGCGGGCCCCAGCAGTGGCAGACCCAGGCTCAAGCGCAAGGAGGCCCTGAGCTTCTCCAAAGCCAAAGAGCTGTCCCGGAGGCAGCGGCTGCCCTCCGTGGAAAACCGGCCAAAGATCTCAGCCTTCCTGCCTGCCCGGCAGCTCTGGAAGTGGTCGGGGAACCCCACACAG AGACGCGGCATGAAGGGGAAGGCCAGGAAGCTGTTCTACAAGGCCATCGTCCGGGGCAAGGAGACGCTTCGCATCGGGGACTGTGCCGTCTTCCTGTCAGCTGGGCGGCCCAACCTGCCCTACATCGGCCGCATTGAGAGCATGTGGGAGTCATGGGGCAGCAACATGGTGGTGAAGGTCAAGTGGTTCTACCACCCAGAGGAGACCAAGCTGGGGAAGCGGCAGAGCGACGGGAAG CAGAACGCGCTGTACCAGTCCTGCCACGAGGATGAGAACGACGTGCAGACCATCTCCCACAAGTGCCAGGTAGTGGGGCGCGAGCAGTATGAGCAGATGACACGGAGCCGCAAGTGCCAGGACCGGCGGGACCTCTACTACCTGGCGGGCACCTACGACCCCACCACCGGGCGCCTGGTGACGGCCGATGGTGTGCCCATCCTGTGCTGA